From Glycine soja cultivar W05 chromosome 4, ASM419377v2, whole genome shotgun sequence, the proteins below share one genomic window:
- the LOC114408418 gene encoding auxin-induced protein 15A-like, whose amino-acid sequence MVTVQIKQFKSKNSLSIKKELSIMGFSLRGLQRRVDVPKGRVAVYVGENQKKRFVIPISYLNQPSFLELLNQAEQEFGFDHPMGGLTIPCNENVFLDVTSRLHSR is encoded by the coding sequence aTGGTTACAGTCCAAATTAAGCAATTCAAGTCCAAGAATTCTCTAAGCATCAAAAAAGAATTAAGCATAATGGGTTTCAGTTTGCGTGGTCTTCAAAGGCGTGTGGATGTCCCAAAGGGCCGTGTAGCAGTGTATGTAGGAGAAAATCAAAAGAAGCGCTTTGTGATTCCCATATCATACTTGAACCAACCTTCATTTCTTGAGTTGTTGAATCAAGCTGAGCAAGAATTTGGATTTGATCATCCAATGGGTGGCCTCACAATTCCTTGCAATGAGAATGTCTTCCTAGATGTCACTTCTCGCTTGCATAGCCGATAG